DNA sequence from the Colletotrichum higginsianum IMI 349063 chromosome 10, whole genome shotgun sequence genome:
GTGGGGATAAGGATGCGCTCGTTTAAGTTTAGTGCTTGTCAAGTCTTCTTGGACTCGTAACACTCATTATACACCACTTTGAGTTTAAACAAATGCATTTGGCTGGAATTTGTGTGTTGGTATCACGAAAGTTTCGCCATTGACACCAGAGGGACGTTAAACATCTAAAGAGGTCGAAGACGTGCATGCTGACTGGATAGCCACAGTACCTGCGTTCGGCCGGGCTTGGCACTTGAGCCTTTTCTCCGCCCCCATGATCTACGCCATCTCGAACTATCTACCGTGCATGGCgcgccttggccttggcagCATGAAGGAACAAAGTCCGGATGTAGGATCATTGGGGGTAAATAACACATGGCGACGTTGAGTTGTCAGAATCAACCGTATGTTGGGTAGAAATCCTGTGTCAAAGAGATCGATAGGGTACAGTAGGGTCCAAGAGACAGTGTAAAGCATTACACATGGCCCTTCACATGCCGCATGTGGTTTCTGGCCTTTTGATGCCATGCTTCTTATCATAGATGTCCCGCAATCTCATTTCTTCCTCCGTCAATATGCACTTGCTCCCATTCGCTCCGGTGAAGGTGAACAGGAGACACCCGACCTGCGTGCTACCGCCAACACCTCCGTTGTTGCCTGTGATCATCTCAGTCAGTCAGTTTCCGGCTCTTTGGCAAGTGACTTGCAGGTTTCACTCGGTGGAGGACAGGTGGGCTTTTGGGACTTTTGGCTTGGGGACTTTTCTTCTTACATTGGAGAAAGTTGTCCCTCATGACGGTGTGGCAAGTGACGCCGCCTTTGCCCAGGGGAAGTCCTACGCTCTGGAAGTGGGAGGTGGTCCTGCAGCCCCAAACCCATTCGACGAAGAAATCGTAGTTGATCCGGTGCGGCCAGTCCCTCCACCTCATGCGGTGCCTGTACGTGATGGGGTACCTCCCATCGGCCGGATCGTGCAAGGTCGACAGGGTCGTCGCCAGGTGTTTCGTCTTGCAGAAGGCGTTGACCGCCTCCCACTGCATCCCATAGTTGACGTCTGCGTGACCTGGGAAGTCGCTCTCACTATGGCACTGGACGGGCTGCCTCTCCATGGGTGCCAGAGAGTCCGGTGAACCGCGCGAGCGAAGGTCGAGAAGGGAGGGGTCCGTCATGGAAAACGGGATGAGCAGGCCATTGACGAGGTTTATCATTATGGCGAACGAGGCCAGGCAAAGTTGTGAGAAAAGCATCTTGTTCGACAAGAGTCGACCAAAGTCGCGAAGCCAAAGGTGAAGAGACAAGGGCTAATTTGCGCGGCTTCAAGAGAACTTCACCGCTCTGGCCAGGTTCATATATAATGGTCTTCGCTTGGCGCCGAGGGTCAGAACAGGTGAAGCCTGATTGATCCTCGAACTTGTCTGTTCTTTCTTCGCAGTGTGTTTCTCAAAGTCTGTAAGGGAAGTCGCCTTCGTTATCCCATTGCATGAATGGTGTCGACCATGATTTTCCAGAGACCAAGAGACAAAGAATTCATGTGGCCCCGTGTTCCCGTCGTACGGTTGCGGACTACTTCCCACGGGCAGCAGATTCCCTTTGGTTACAAATTTGCCCAAGGGTCGATACTGTGTTGTACATAGGCAAGTCAGAGGTCGGAAACAAGCACCAAATGCTACGAGGGCTGGCACGAAGCAAGCAGAAACGACGTTGAAGGCGACATCGTCCGGGTCAGTCCCTTGGTCGATTACGcaaggggagaggaggatcAGATCGGGCCCGAGATGCGGATAGGGAGCCAGCAACCGCGTGGCCCACCCAACAGCCGAGGCACCGTCACGGCGGAGGGCGGACCTCGATCCGGGTTTGGGGTATGAGGTACATCAGGAGCATTTTGCGAGTTCCTATGATGGGCCGTTGTTGGTTCGCCCATCACCCCCTGACCCACACGTCCACCCTGGGAGGAGCGTATCGCTGACTACAGCACGGATGGACGGGCAGAGGTCTCGGTCTGGTCCTTTTCTGGTACCTGGAGATCGACACCCATGGGAACCGAGTCACTGCTACGGTTACATCAGCTTCGGCACGAACGCTGGAGCTGGGAGGCGGCTGAAGCGAAGCAAGCCGGGCGGGACTGGGAACGATGTCCATGTGTTCCCGTCCCGCGTCTCCCCATGCGCCGGATGATCGGATGCGGCGACGCGATATGCAGACCTGCATGGATATGCGACAGAAACGAGCAGGCAGCTAGTGGCGACGTGCGCGCGCGCCGTCAATCAGAAGAGGAAGCTGCGGTGGGATTCCTTGGAACTGTTGGTTGGCAACCTTGCCGCATACTGCTggtcgaagggggggggggggaggtggagTTTAGAGCATTTACAGTCTTCCAGGTCTTCCAAAGCTTCATCCGCAAGGGAGATGCGGCAATAGAGCACACAAGACGGTTCtcgagacgaggaagaaTCTGGGaatggaaaaaaaaaacattTGAGGGCATGATGACGCCTTTCTTCCCTcgtccatcgtcatcgcccagAGCAGTTGGTGGTTCGGGTTCTGGTCTTAACGCACAGGCCGAAATTCACAGGTGGCGGATGAATTGCTCTTTCGGATGCTTACCATTCTCTTGGCTTTCAATATTCGATGCAGGCAAAAGGCCCTGGTTGGACTGCCTACCTGCCCATGGGGGGGAAGATTGCGGGTGGGAACTCGGATATCAGATCCAAGAGTCGATGGAAACCTGGATGGGGTGTGCGGGTGCCGTGACAGGATGTGTCTGTCAGGTACGTCCTAAGGCCGGCCATCCATTCACAAGACAAAAGTGCGAATCGAGTAAAACCCCGACCAGTTGAGTCAGGGTTATGCTGTGGAGGCGGAGAGGTTGAGCCGGTGGGGTGAGGAAcaaggtcgtcgagagcTGGGCCCGGGTTTGGCTGGCTGGTGCTGTTGGCCCGAACTAATGGTTCTGGTCTCCTGCCGAATACAGCCTAGGTGAGACCCGGGTGGGCAAGCGGGGGAGATAGGACATTCGGATGCCTCTCATTACGAGTGCAAACGGGTGCGACAGGTGCGGCTTTTTGTGTGATGTGGCGAGTAATAAGCGGGTGAATGTTGCTTCGACGACAGCGACTGAGTAGgcggagaggggaggggggggaagcagTATCCGTATGTAAGAACAGGAATAGGAATGTGATAACAATGCCGAGCCTTTTTAGGTGGATATGATCCACTGGGCGAACCTGACCTGATCCCTGTCTCGTGTACGTGGGCAGCGTACAGTACCTCAAGGGGAAATAAACTCTTTTAACTTTTAGATAGAGTTCAGTCGAAGGCGCTTATTCCCACCTACTCGATACCGGACAGCCTATGGTCACTGGCATAGAGACGGATGCGAGTTGCCAGAAACAACTACCGTCCCGCCGGCCGTTGGCAATCCTATACGAGGTGCGGCCCGGTGAGAGAGGGGATTTGCCGACGGGCGATGGTATTAGTACGCGATAAGTGGCCACCGAGTCATTACTCTAGTGCTTTGTTGTGCGTGTTGTAAATCGTCTCGGAGAATTTGGAAATGGGGATAAACTCCCCTACAGCTCACAGAAGTCGTGAGATAATGGGCCATCTTGAGACCTGAATGGGAAAAGCAAAGCTGACGAGGCCCGGCTCAACCGCGTTCGCGTCACTCGTTGGCTGGCCACGGCGAGCACCACTTCGTCCCAACTCAAGACGGACCGGCCGCTTGTTGTGCTTGGCACGCAGCTATCAGCACCTCTCCCCTATTATCCGGCCAATGGCCGCCTGGCGTCGTACTTCATTCAGGCACCATATCACCCAGTCCCACCCCGGAGCAGCCCCTTGGCACTCGTGCCTGCCGCTGCCCCCAGTCTTTAGAGGAACTTTTTTTGGGACAGCGACCGACGAGCCTCATCGCTGCTCGGTGACTCGCTTCGCCGTGCATTTTGGGTGTTCACGCGAGGCCTCGTCTTTttggagagggggggaagggtgAGGGATTACTTGGTTACATTACAGCAAGTGTTGGCCCGCGGCCAGGGACGCCACGCGGCGGGGACTTTCGTCATTGGCTTGGGGAGGGTATCATGCACGCGGGCGGGCTTCCAGAAGGCCTCCCAGACCGCCGTAGATCCGGAGAGGAAGCTCGACGCCAGACACCGAGACACAAACAAACGGCTTCCATCGTCTCATCTCACTGCTGTCTCAcgtagggggggggggaggggattaTGGGCTGCCAGTTGGCTAAGCAAACAAAGGTGCTTGCCAGCCACGACTCGGTGCTTTTGCAGCGTGTGGGATCCAGAGTCGTGTTGAATTGAACTGTCCCCCTATAATCTATGACAGAATACCAGACTCTTTAGAGCCGTGATGCAACTCTCGAGCTGTGCGTACGTAGTACGGTACACTACCCAAAAGCAACAGAGAGAGCCACGCCCCCGGTGCATCCCGGAGAAGTGGAGCTCCGGTCCCCGCTTTTCCTGCGCCGTGGCTGTGAAGCTTCCCCGGACCGTTGTCCGCCAAGTCTCTCCTGATCCCGGGACCTTCCCCTTCGGGACTGCCGCCAAGAGCCACCAAGAGCGCTCGAGCGGGTGGCCAATCGAACCCGGCTGCCTGGCCGTAATTACAACTGACCTGGTTGATTATCGCTCATTGGCAACTGGCTCCCTTTGTTTTATTTCAATTTTCATGGTTCTTCGTCGTTTACCACGATTTGCGATGCTACGCTGCTGCGGCCTGTAACTGGCCGGCCGCTCGTCTGCTCGCATGCATGATACGGGGCAACACGACCGACCATGTGCGGTGCCGTCACCGTCAGTATTTTTTCCCATGCTCCCTGTCTCTTCTCTGTTTGTCTCTTGGGCCGTATCCGAGGCAGAGAcctcacctcctctcgtACACGCCCCACGACGGCGATTGCtgaaccccctcccccttccccccctaGCACCGCCTAGCAAATGCCCAGATCGACGGGCTCTACGTGCGAGCAGACATCCCGGCAATGCCAACTGCATGTCACGATTCCTTGACAGGTAGCAATGACTAGCATGCAACGCGGTACGCACAGCTTTCTCgcgctcgctcgctcgctctctGGCCGGCAGCCCTCCACGTCGGGAGTGTCAGAGGATATAAATCCGGCCTCGCGCCCACTCCAATAGCCATCCCTTTCTGATTTGGAGCTTCAAGGGACTTTTAACCTCCAGTTCACTcaccctccccttcctcgctAGTCTTTGTCcaatccctccccccctcctcagTCAAGCAGCAAAAACACAATCGTGTTTGCATTGGACATCCGCCATCATGGTTCGCGCTTCGTCCTACCTCGGCtcccttgccgtcctcgccgcctcggccgttGCCAAGGAGATCCAGCccaacgaggccatcgccgccgagctctACGACTCCGGCAAGATCCACGAGCAGGTCATTGCTAGCAAGAAGGTGAGAGCCCAACCCAAGCGCAAGCAAAAAGAGACGCACCCTCGCCGCGTCCGCCATCGTTACTGACACATCCGCCACCCAGGCCGAGTTCGCCCGCCAGAGGGCCGCCGGTGCCTACAACAGCGAGTTGTGGCCCGAGCTGGGCTACACTCCCTGCGTGAACGGGTGGGCCGAAGCTGTCGTTGGTGACAGGCTCAACACCTTCAGGTGCCACAACGTACGTTTGCCTGcaccccccttctcccgTCGCACTCGTCAAAAGTAACACCGACTCCAGGCCGACCTGTACTCCTTCCTCAGCCACGCCGCCCTTGGTGGCCCCCTCGCCGAGGGTTCCTCCTCGTGGGGCTGGACCAACGACGATGGCCGTGAGttcgtcgccatcggccagTACGAGGGCACCGCCTTCGCCGAGATCCTCTCGGACGGCAAGCTCGTCTacctcggccgcctgccGCAGTACTCTTCCCCCTCGGAGTGGCGCGAGATCCGCTCCTACAAGCACTACATGGTCATCGGCTCCGAGGCCGTTGGCCACGGCATCCAGATCTTCGACATGAAGAAGCTCCTGGACATCGACCCGGCCAGccccgtcgtcttcgacgccAAGCTCGACCTGACCAGTCACTTCAATGCCCTCCTGCCCCTGGGCCGTGCTCACAACGTTGTCATCAACGAGGAGCTCAACTACGGTGTCGCCGTGGGCGCCATGCCCCGCTCCGACCCCCTCTGCGCCGCCGGTCTCAACTTCTTCGACCTGACGGACCCCGCGAACCCCGTCTCTCTGGGTTGCGCCAAGGGCGACGGCTACGTCCACGACGCCCAGTGCCTCGTCTACCGCGGCCCGGACAAGCGCTACCAGGGCCGTGACATCTGCTACGGCTACAACGAGGACACCCTCACCATCTACGACGTCAccgacaaggccaacgtcACCAACATCATCTCCCGCATCTCCTACGAGGGCGCCTCCTACACCCACCAGGGCTGGGTCCTCGACGTGAACAACCAGGAgttcctcgtcctcgacgacgagctcgacgaggtccgcggcaacggccccggcggcgacggctaCCCCGTCACCTTCATCTGGGACATCCGCGATCTCGAGAACCCCAAGCAGACCGGAGGTAcgtttttttccccttcaAGAATCCCTAACATTGCACAGTCTCTAGCATGATACTGACAGAGCTTTTGCAGTCTTCACCCACCCCACCAAGGCCATCGACCACAACCAGTACGTCATCGACAACTACATCTACCAGTCCCACTATGGCGCCGGTCTCCgtgtcctcgacggccgctCCATCCCCACCGACCCCACCGGTGCCGGCGTTTGCGAGGCCGCCTGGTTCGACATCTaccccgaggacgacgacttcgagggcggcggctacgtcggcttcgtcggTACCTGGTCCTCGTACGCCTACTTCCCCTCGGGCTACATCTTCATCAACACCATCGAGCGcggcgccttcgtcgtcAAGCTGACGGGCAAGGACTGCCCCAAGGCCCCCGTCTGCAACGCCGACAACTGCCTGCGCTCCTTCCGCGCCAACTCCATCcccggccgcctcgaggaGTCCCAGGCCTTCTGCAAGACCTTCCTCAGCTCGCccgtcaaggacgccgccgtcctcccctCGCACGCCGTCCAGAACTGCGCCAAGGAGGACAAGGTCGCCCAGGCTAGCAGCGCCTGCGCCTGCCTGCCCACCGCCACCCCCGCTCCTTAGATAAAGCGTCGAGTGGAGAGGTGCAGAGTGGACGAAATGATTCATGCGGGAAGGGGATGAAAAATGACCGAATGCAAAAGAAGTGAAAGACAACATGAAATAATTCTTAGTACCTAGTTTAAGCCTCTCGGATGGTTGCCCATGGGAAACCCCCCATGGTTTCTGAGAGGGAAGTTAGCAACGCTTTGACGAGTAAGAAAGATAATATGACAAGATTCATGTCTAAACTTGGTGTCACTGTGCTTGTTTTCGGTGCGCCGATGACTTGTCCGTTTACGGGCCGCCGAGTGGGTCTGGAGCTCCGggcccggcgccggagctTCTCCGCAGTCATCGTTGGCGTCAAACCTGCCTCGCAGACCATGCGTCAATACTGGCCTGGCGTGGTTGAAGATTTTGCCTGAGAATACTCTGCTTCGGTTGGCTGAGTATTCCTAATTCTTTTTGTCGCTTCCATAAGTGCGACTGGGCCCCTACGAGTGCACCGACTAAGATTCCTTCAAGAACAATCATCTCgaaaccccccctccctcccaccatGCAATAACCAAAGAGGCAGTTCCAGCAGCGATTCTCCTATACCCCAATCCCCCACAGGTTCTTCGCGATTTAAGGTGTGCAACAAGCTCGGAACTTGCATGCTTGTCCACGGGCCTCGTCGCGCCGATGATGAAACGCGTCCTTGAAACATCGAGAACGGCCTCGTTGGTTGGGGGGTAAAGCTTCCTGTGCAGTACCGTTGCGCTCACCGAAATCACAGAAAGACATCGGACTGAACTTCCTTTCTCATCTCACAGTCTTCCAAGGAACAGGAAGAACAaaggagacgaagaagaagaaacagaaGCCATCACCATGAGCGTGCGCGTGCTCCTCGCAGCTCTGGCCGTCATCGGCCATGCACAAGGCCTGAAGCCGCAGTACCCCATCTTCGAATCATGCGCCGCCAGCCCGCTCCTCCCGGACTCCCAGCGGGCCTGCGGCAAGGGCATGATGCTGACCCCCGAGGCGCCGACCGTCGACAGGCTCGCAGCGAACGGGacgggcaagaagaaggacatcTGGCGCTGGGACGAGGGCTGGCGGGGCCCTCACTCGTGCGCCGTCCCCTTCTGCGCCTACTCGCGCCCTTccttcgccggcggccgcggcatCGTGCTCGTGAGCACCGCCCCCAACGCCGAGGAGACGTCCCGCCTCCCGGCCTTCTCCAACGAGTCGAtcgcgggcgagggcgacagCGAGCTGTtccgcatcgtcgaggtGCCCGGCAAGGGGTTGGGTCTCGTCGCGAACCAGCCGATCCGGCGAGGGCAGCGCATCATGGCCCACCCGCCCGCCGTTGTCGTCCACCGGAGGTtcatcgacgtcgttgaCCTCGAGGGCCAAtaccgcctcctcgacgacgccatcgcgCAGCTCCCGGACGAGACCCGGGAGGCCTTCATGGAGCAGGTGGGCCAGTCGGCGGACCATACGTCCTTGGGGCACAAGGTCCACGACATCATGCACACCAACTCGTTCGAGCTGAGCCTCGGCATCAGGGACGGCCGCCACTTTGGCAACTATCCGGAAGTGTCGCGGTTCAACCACGACTGCCGACCCAAGTATGTCGACGCCCTTtccctcgccccccccccccccctcgcgcCAAATTCTTCTCATGACTGACCCGAGGGACAACAGCGTCGCCTTCTACATCGACGACTCGGACATGCGGCACTACACCCACGCCGTCCGGGACATCCAGCCCGGCGAGGAGCTCACCATCTCCTACCTCGACTCGCTCAGCGCGCGCGTCGTGCGCCAGGACCGCGCCCAGCGCAACTGGGGCTTCGGCTGCGCCTGCGCGCACTGCAGCCAGCCCGAGGCCTTCGTCCGCGCCTCGGACCAGCGCCTCGTCCGGATGTGGGACATTGAGCAGCAGCTCAGCCACTGGAACGGCGAGaaggtggacgaggagatgATCGAGACGCTGGTCGCGCTGTACCGGCAGGAGCAGCTGGACCAGTCGCACGGGTCGGACGCGTTCCGGCTGGCCGCGCTGAACTACAACTCGCTGgggatggaggaggaggcggttgGGTACGCGaggctcgccgaggagcagctgctgctggagggCGGGCCGCGGTCGAAGCGCGTCGAGGACATGAGGAGCTTGCTGCGGGATCCGAGGGCGCACTACAGCTGGCGGCAGAGAGTCTAGCCGAGATCCTGTCGTCTGCTTCTGAGGCTCTGGAGGAGGTGGGCTGGAAACAACGGGGAGAGAGGAGCAAGACTGCATGGTTCCAGGTCGGTTCGGCGTGCTCTTTAGGGTTGCATTTTTCGTAATCATTCAAAAGCGTACAGCACAACTCATCCAAGAAACTCCCAACTACCGCTGAAAATATGCTGTCATGTAGGTTAACTTGAGTGTGAATAACAACCTCCaccctccacccccccccccccccagcttGACCCAAGTCTCATGTCGACCGTCCCTCCacttccttcttcagctctTCGTTAAACTGGTTCCACCCGGTAAGCGTCTTCTCTCTGAAGGACCATCCCGGCCTCATGAGAAACGCGAGAAGGCCCGAAAAGTTCTCGATTTGGACGAACCTCGTGCCCCCGGGGTTCACCTGGCTGGGCTGGAAGTAGAACTGGTGCAGGCCGTTGAAGATGACCGGCAGCGAGCCTAGCCAGTGCAGGGCTTCGCTCGTGTTTTCCTGGGGCGAGGTTTCCATGTGAGACGGGACACGTCACGATGGGGTCGCCGGGGGGAAGTCATTACACACCTTGATCACCGGCTTAAACTTCATGTCTCCCATGACGACCTGGATCTGGTCTCCGTTTTTCAGGTCCGACGGGCTCTTGCCGGGCTCTGTGGGCTCAAGTTTCCATTTCTCACTCCATCTCTTGTATCCCTGGAAGTCCAGGAACTGCAGTCCGTCAGCAAGCGGCACTAGACAGCCAGAGGATGGAAGCACTCACTACCGATCTTACAGCAGCAGGCGGCGCCTGGATTTCAATCTCGGCCGATATGCTCTGAGCGACGCCCATGGCTGTGGCAGTGGGTATCACGTACAAGACCAGGGGGTAATTGTCGGTGTTGTTTGTTCCGGGGGCTGCGAAGCGGAGTTTTGAAGTCCAAAATTGGCCGGTTGTCAGCGTCGAGTGAGTGTCCAATGAGTGGGTTCAAAGTGAGTAAGTacagagtgagtgagtgagtgagtgattGATGCGAGTATAAAGTGAGCGAGTGTGACATGTTCCTCCCGGGGAAATTTGGTGCTTTTAAGTAAATGCCGTGGTGCATATTCCTTCCGCTCATCAAGCCGATGAATCCTCTTCAATCAACGTTGAAATGTAGCCCAATCCTGGCAGAAGTGCAGCCTGCATGGATGTCTCCGCAAAAGGCAATCTAATCAACTTCAACGTGAACGCCTCCAAGCCCAGATCGGATAGACTGACGCAGCTGAACCCCGAGCCGACGATTCACCGGCCGTGATCCAGTCCGAGGATGACCCCTGGCAGATCAAGCCACAATAAGCGCTAGACGGGATTCGGATCATCCAACCCGTTCGTCACCCCGAAGCCCCTTCTCGACCCTCGATGTGTAGCCCCCATCAACTGCTCGGTCGGTCCGATGCAAGAACCCACATGTCGTTGTGAGTGAAGACGCCCGCATGGTTGGATTCCTTCCACGGCGTGTCTGGCCTGGCGAGGCACCAGTCAAAGTTGCGCATGAGCTGtccggggagggggagagagcgTGTTAGCCGATCATTAATCATTCATTCAGACAGAGCGACCCCGGGACTCCTCATCTGAGGAACTCGGCCCTCAACTCACTCACCTCGTAGACCGTCTTCCCAATCTCCATCATCGCAATGGGCCGTCCGAGACACTGATACTTGCCGTATCCGAACAAGAGCTCGTGCACGCGGTGCATCCTCGCCAGCCTCCCCTCGCCCCGCTCGAGCAGCCACCTCTCCGGCCGGAACAccccggcgtcctcgccgaagACATCCTCGTTGATGTGCAGCGGCCACGCGGCGCAGTTGACGTTGGTCCCGCCGGGCAGGAAGACGGTCTTGCCGTCCACGACCACCGTGTCGCCCCCGTCGGGCACCCGTTTCGGGACCATGATCGTCACCGGCGGGTGGACGCGCATCCCCTCCTTGATGACGGCCTGCAGGTACGGCAGCCTCCGGCACTGGGCGTCCGAGACGACCCCCCCGGAGGCGTGCCCGCTCGCGGCGGACGCGTCGATCTCGGCCCGCAGCTTCGCGTAGACGCGCGGGTGCGTCATGAGGTAGAGCATGATGGTCCgcagcgacgccgccgtcgtgtcCGAGCCCGCGATCATCTGCAGCGTCGTCTCGGACAGGATGTCCTCCTCCGTGAGGCCGTGCCGGATGAAGGACGCGATCATGTCGGACCGCCCCTGCGCGCCGAGCGCCAGCCGCGCCCGGACGATGGCGCGGCCGTTGGCGAACATGCGGCCCCAGCCCGTCGGGTCCGTCTCCTTGGGCCCGAACAGGCGCGCGAAGAAGGGCCGGTGGAGGATCTTGTAGAGGCCCAGCGCGATGTTGTAcgtgaagatgatgatgcccgTCTCTGACGACTCGGCGATGCCGAacatgtcctcgtcggcgcgcaGGTCACCGAACGGCTTGCCGAAGCTGATGTCGCTGATGACGTCGAGCGTCAGGTACTGGATCTTCTGGGCAAAGTccatcggcctcgccgcggcctcgGTCGAGATGTACTTCGACCGGACGAGTTGGACCAGCTCCGAGACGTGCGTGTCGATGGAGTTCTCCAGCCCCTCGTTCTCTTTGCCCGAGTACTTTCGCATCGAAGTCAGCGCACTCTCACGGGACTGAACAGTCCAACAGACGACAACCAACTCACCCCGGACCCCATCTGCTGCCTTAGCCGCCGATGTttctcctcgtccatctcgctAAAGACATGGTCCTTGTCCGGCCGGTGCCGACAGGCGCGGTAATACCACTCCGTCCTCGTGTACTTCGACCGGACGCTGCTCATGTGGACAAGCAGCTCGGGTGATGAAGTGACGAGCTCGTTTGGGCCGACGCGAGCAATCGTCCCTGGACAAGCAGTAGTCAAACCAGCGTCCTGAGATCCCTATCAGACCCGACCAAGTCTCCAAGAGACGGCATCGAGAACTCGGTTCACCATGCTGTCAGCAATTCCGAGCCCATCAAGCATCCGCTTCTCCAGTAGTGCCCAGAACATCGTCTGCATCGAGTGGCCCCTTGTCCAGATGCCGCTTCAGAGACCATGCGCAAAACACCATGGGAGTTTCCGCCCGAGGCTCTGTCAGAGCAAAATTCATGTGGCCTGAAAAACATCCTGATCGCCCTTCCCCGATCGAACAGCTGGGGTCCCGGCAGCGAGCCGAGGTGAGAAGCACGAGGAGCAATCTCTGTCAGGCCCTCATGCAGGACATGAAACCACATGCACGCTCGGCTGTGGGCAGCCCAAACGTCGGGAACACCAAGCGACGCATGCTCACGTCGGGGAGAGAGGCCCTGGAGGATGCTTTGGCACAGATCTTTTCATATGCATCATATGCATTAGACTCGTTCTATTTGATAATATGTTTACAAAAGTCATCCGAAATGAACATTTCTTTCCCCTTGATGCGCCTATGGTGCCTTGTAACTCCGACGCCTAATAATCATGCCAACTGGCTTACTGCTCGACCGACTCGACGGCCGCATTGGCAGTaccgtcctcctcctcaacctcgaGGAGTCtgttggccttcttcttcctcttaCGGTCCTTACGGCCGGTAGGGGGAGTGATCTGAGGGGGCGGGACCGGCACTGGCATAGGAGCCGCAGGCACATTGGGAACAGGCGCAGGAACCGGGGCGGGTGCCACTGCGGGAGGAGCGCCaacggccggcgccggctgaGGTACCGGGGCGGGTATGGGAGCGCCCACTGCTGGGACAGCAGGGGGGACGGGGGCAGCCGCGGGAGGCGCCGGTGCTGCGGCAGGAGGAGCCGGGGAAGCAGCGGGAGGCGCCGGGGAAGCAGCGGGAGGGGCAGGCTGATCAGCAGGGGGAGCCGGAGCTGCCGCAGGGGGAGCAGGAGCGGCGATCGGGATCCCGTTGGGGTTGGCG
Encoded proteins:
- a CDS encoding Glucan-beta-glucosidase, giving the protein MINLVNGLLIPFSMTDPSLLDLRSRGSPDSLAPMERQPVQCHSESDFPGHADVNYGMQWEAVNAFCKTKHLATTLSTLHDPADGRYPITYRHRMRWRDWPHRINYDFFVEWVWGCRTTSHFQSVGLPLGKGGVTCHTVMRDNFLQCNNGGVGGSTQVGCLLFTFTGANGSKCILTEEEMRLRDIYDKKHGIKRPETTCGM
- a CDS encoding Peptidase s41 family protein, which produces MVRASSYLGSLAVLAASAVAKEIQPNEAIAAELYDSGKIHEQVIASKKAEFARQRAAGAYNSELWPELGYTPCVNGWAEAVVGDRLNTFRCHNADLYSFLSHAALGGPLAEGSSSWGWTNDDGREFVAIGQYEGTAFAEILSDGKLVYLGRLPQYSSPSEWREIRSYKHYMVIGSEAVGHGIQIFDMKKLLDIDPASPVVFDAKLDLTSHFNALLPLGRAHNVVINEELNYGVAVGAMPRSDPLCAAGLNFFDLTDPANPVSLGCAKGDGYVHDAQCLVYRGPDKRYQGRDICYGYNEDTLTIYDVTDKANVTNIISRISYEGASYTHQGWVLDVNNQEFLVLDDELDEVRGNGPGGDGYPVTFIWDIRDLENPKQTGVFTHPTKAIDHNQYVIDNYIYQSHYGAGLRVLDGRSIPTDPTGAGVCEAAWFDIYPEDDDFEGGGYVGFVGTWSSYAYFPSGYIFINTIERGAFVVKLTGKDCPKAPVCNADNCLRSFRANSIPGRLEESQAFCKTFLSSPVKDAAVLPSHAVQNCAKEDKVAQASSACACLPTATPAP
- a CDS encoding Het domain protein produces the protein MSVRVLLAALAVIGHAQGLKPQYPIFESCAASPLLPDSQRACGKGMMLTPEAPTVDRLAANGTGKKKDIWRWDEGWRGPHSCAVPFCAYSRPSFAGGRGIVLVSTAPNAEETSRLPAFSNESIAGEGDSELFRIVEVPGKGLGLVANQPIRRGQRIMAHPPAVVVHRRFIDVVDLEGQYRLLDDAIAQLPDETREAFMEQVGQSADHTSLGHKVHDIMHTNSFELSLGIRDGRHFGNYPEVSRFNHDCRPNVAFYIDDSDMRHYTHAVRDIQPGEELTISYLDSLSARVVRQDRAQRNWGFGCACAHCSQPEAFVRASDQRLVRMWDIEQQLSHWNGEKVDEEMIETLVALYRQEQLDQSHGSDAFRLAALNYNSLGMEEEAVGYARLAEEQLLLEGGPRSKRVEDMRSLLRDPRAHYSWRQRV
- a CDS encoding cytochrome P450; this translates as MGVAQSISAEIEIQAPPAAVRSVFLDFQGYKRWSEKWKLEPTEPGKSPSDLKNGDQIQVVMGDMKFKPVIKENTSEALHWLGSLPVIFNGLHQFYFQPSQVNPGGTRFVQIENFSGLLAFLMRPGWSFREKTLTGWNQFNEELKKEVEGRST
- a CDS encoding Cytochrome P450, coding for MSSVRSKYTRTEWYYRACRHRPDKDHVFSEMDEEKHRRLRQQMGSGYSGKENEGLENSIDTHVSELVQLVRSKYISTEAAARPMDFAQKIQYLTLDVISDISFGKPFGDLRADEDMFGIAESSETGIIIFTYNIALGLYKILHRPFFARLFGPKETDPTGWGRMFANGRAIVRARLALGAQGRSDMIASFIRHGLTEEDILSETTLQMIAGSDTTAASLRTIMLYLMTHPRVYAKLRAEIDASAASGHASGGVVSDAQCRRLPYLQAVIKEGMRVHPPVTIMVPKRVPDGGDTVVVDGKTVFLPGGTNVNCAAWPLHINEDVFGEDAGVFRPERWLLERGEGRLARMHRVHELLFGYGKYQCLGRPIAMMEIGKTVYELMRNFDWCLARPDTPWKESNHAGVFTHNDMWVLASDRPSS